The following proteins come from a genomic window of Lolium rigidum isolate FL_2022 chromosome 5, APGP_CSIRO_Lrig_0.1, whole genome shotgun sequence:
- the LOC124658426 gene encoding glycine-rich RNA-binding protein GRP2A-like produces MSAPWWDSDWKDRSAPESRVHVGNLPWSTDERSLKDAFANYGPRSAEIVTDHETGRARGFGFVNFEDNKSMNDAIQGMNGQELGGRNITVNKANDRPRRWRA; encoded by the exons ATGTCGGCGCCGTGGTGGGATTCCGACTGGAAGGACCGGTCGGCGCCTGAGAGCCGCGTCCATGTTGGCAACCTCCCCTGGAGCACCGACGAGCGCTCACTCAAGGACGCCTTCGCCAACTACGGCCCGCGCAGCGCCGAG ATCGTCACCGACCATGAGACTGGCAGAGCCCGCGGGTTCGGCTTCGTCAACTTTGAGGACAACAAGTCGATGAACGATGCCATCCAGGGCATGAACGGACAGGAGCTGGGTGGCCGCAACATCACCGTCAACAAGGCCAACGACCGCCCCCGCCGCTGGAGGGCATGA